Proteins encoded in a region of the Puntigrus tetrazona isolate hp1 chromosome 12, ASM1883169v1, whole genome shotgun sequence genome:
- the si:ch211-216b21.2 gene encoding heparan sulfate glucosamine 3-O-sulfotransferase 3A1 has product MAFSRVFSDPPPKSIFKTFAVMLLSILASLYFLHCLTERCGTCIPTEKRDAGPVEGFYASELKNFESLRRKRLLQKWTAMRQHSLIHRLESVRKEDLPDGRVFQARAKMSNSLDVDREMGESYFDTGKLSALGEGSKKLPQAIIIGVKKGGTRALLEFLRVHPDIRAVGAEPHFFDRNYDNGMDWYRDLMPKTLEGQITMEKTPSYFVTREAPSRIYAMSRDTKLIVVVRDPVTRAISDYTQTLSKKPDIPTFESLTFKNRTTGLIDTSWSAIQIGIYAKHLDNWLQFFPMSQILFVSGERLISDPAGELGRVQDFLGLKRIITDKHFYFNQTKGFPCLKKAEGSSKPHCLGKTKGRTHPNINPEVVQRLRDFYRPFNMKFYQMTGRKFGWDD; this is encoded by the exons ATGGCATTTAGCCGCGTCTTTTCGGACCCTCCGCCCAAGAGCATCTTTAAGACCTTCGCGGTCATGTTGCTTTCTATACTCGCGTCTTTATACTTTCTCCACTGCCTCACGGAGCGATGCGGGACCTGTATACCCACGGAGAAAAGAGACGCGGGTCCGGTGGAAGGATTTTACGCCTCGGAACTTAAAAATTTTGAGTCGCTGAGGAGAAAGAGACTTCTTCAGAAATGGACCGCGATGAGGCAGCACAGCTTGATCCACCGGCTCGAAAGTGTCCGTAAAGAGGATTTACCTGACGGACGCGTTTTCCAGGCGCGCGCGAAGATGTCAAACTCTTTGGATGTAGATCGGGAGATGGGAGAATCGTATTTTGATACAGGTAAACTAAGCGCGCTAGGTGAGGGCAGTAAGAAGCTGCCTCAGGCGATCATCATCGGCGTGAAAAAAGGTGGGACGCGCGCGCTGCTGGAGTTTCTGCGCGTGCATCCGGATATTCGCGCGGTCGGAGCCGAGCCGCACTTCTTCGACCGTAACTATGACAACGGAATGGACTGGTACAG GGACCTAATGCCTAAAACCCTGGAGGGCCAGATCACCATGGAGAAGACACCAAGCTACTTTGTGACGCGCGAAGCTCCATCACGGATCTACGCCATGTCTCGTGACACCAAGCTGATCGTGGTGGTCCGGGACCCTGTCACTCGAGCCATCTCTGACTACACGCAGACGCTATCTAAGAAGCCTGACATTCCTACTTTTGAGAGTCTGACGTTCAAAAACAGGACTACAGGGTTGATTGACACCTCGTGGAGCGCCATTCAGATCGGCATCTACGCCAAACACCTGGACAACTGGCTGCAGTTCTTCCCCATGAGCCAGATCCTGTTTGTGAGCGGAGAGCGGCTTATCAGCGACCCGGCCGGAGAGCTGGGCCGCGTGCAGGACTTCTTGGGGCTCAAGAGGATCATCACAGACAAACACTTCTACTTCAACCAGACCAAGGGCTTCCCTTGTCTCAAAAAGGCTGAGGGCAGCAGCAAGCCCCATTGCCTGGGTAAAACCAAAGGGCGGACCCATCCAAACATTAACCCTGAGGTCGTGCAAAGACTTAGAGACTTCTACAGGCCTTTCAACATGAAGTTCTACCAGATGACTGGCAGGAAATTTGGATGGGATGACTGA